A section of the Deltaproteobacteria bacterium genome encodes:
- a CDS encoding peptidase, translating into MHALSLLLATQLCATTVEPSPLVEKVDDMGYYDIRSPSFDALTLDQKLVAYHLARAAIAVDPVFYDQLNARGLDEKRLIGAMVEDPKRLPAASRDAIVKYAKLFFAGRGNHNETTNQKFIPTIGFDEFKAAALAAQKAGAKLPEPAKLTALLDSLKAAMFDPTFEPSITEKNPPAGKDIITGSSNTFYGPGVVLADLKGFQDKYPLNSRVVKENGKLTEQVYRAGTPDGSVKPGLYSRELGVAIAELQAAIPHAPLKQQAALKALIKFFQTGEAQDWHDFDVAWVQDDEPVDFVNGFIETYRDTRAAKGASEALVSITDQKLNPLMQKLAANALYFEKKAPWANEFKKLDVKPPVGKAVEVLLETGDFQVSIIGDNLPNEEDIHRQYGTKNFLMSNATDAFNQTRGLAVVREFAPDDLARYQKVGSSADLMHTAMHEIIGHGSGKSTNPKEPRETLREYYSGLEEARADLVAYWNVSDPKLAEMGVADSQEVAQEMYQQLARLPFGVMNHYPKGDQAEEDHDRDRLLIWNWVHERGGVDLEVKNGKHVAVVKDWKKAHDAVGSLLAELMRIKGTGDYEAIKKLVTEKGLKFDPKLRDEVVARYKALGLPTYAAGVYGDLELEGSPKKPTGVKIVYRRDFLAQQIAFARENGTLGF; encoded by the coding sequence ATGCACGCCCTCTCGCTCCTCCTCGCCACGCAGCTCTGCGCCACCACCGTCGAGCCTTCGCCGCTCGTCGAGAAGGTGGACGACATGGGCTACTACGACATCCGCTCGCCCAGCTTCGACGCGCTCACGCTCGATCAGAAGCTCGTGGCCTACCACCTCGCGCGCGCGGCGATTGCCGTGGACCCGGTCTTCTACGATCAGCTCAACGCGCGCGGCCTCGACGAGAAGCGGCTCATCGGCGCGATGGTGGAGGATCCGAAGCGCCTGCCGGCCGCGAGCCGCGACGCGATCGTCAAGTACGCCAAGCTCTTCTTCGCAGGCCGCGGCAACCACAACGAGACCACGAACCAGAAGTTCATTCCGACCATCGGCTTCGACGAGTTCAAGGCCGCCGCGCTCGCCGCGCAGAAGGCCGGCGCCAAGCTGCCCGAGCCAGCCAAGCTCACCGCGCTGCTCGACTCGCTCAAGGCCGCGATGTTCGATCCCACCTTCGAGCCGAGCATCACCGAGAAGAACCCGCCCGCAGGCAAGGACATCATCACCGGCTCGTCGAACACGTTCTATGGACCGGGCGTGGTGCTCGCGGATCTGAAGGGCTTCCAGGACAAGTACCCGCTCAACTCGCGCGTGGTGAAGGAGAACGGCAAGCTCACCGAGCAGGTGTACCGCGCGGGCACGCCCGACGGCTCGGTGAAGCCCGGCCTCTATTCGCGCGAGCTGGGCGTGGCCATCGCCGAGCTGCAGGCCGCCATTCCGCACGCGCCCCTCAAGCAGCAGGCCGCGCTCAAGGCGCTCATCAAGTTCTTCCAGACCGGCGAGGCCCAGGACTGGCACGACTTCGACGTGGCTTGGGTTCAGGACGACGAACCCGTCGACTTCGTGAACGGCTTCATCGAGACCTACCGCGACACGCGCGCAGCCAAGGGCGCGAGCGAGGCGCTCGTGTCGATCACCGATCAGAAGCTGAACCCGTTGATGCAGAAGCTCGCCGCGAACGCGCTCTACTTCGAGAAGAAGGCGCCCTGGGCCAACGAGTTCAAGAAGCTGGATGTGAAGCCGCCGGTGGGCAAGGCCGTGGAGGTGTTGCTCGAGACCGGCGACTTCCAGGTGTCGATCATCGGCGACAACCTGCCCAACGAGGAGGACATCCACCGCCAGTACGGCACCAAGAACTTCCTCATGAGCAACGCCACGGATGCGTTCAACCAGACGCGCGGCCTCGCGGTGGTGCGCGAGTTCGCGCCGGATGATCTCGCGCGCTACCAGAAGGTGGGCTCGAGCGCGGACCTGATGCACACCGCGATGCACGAGATCATCGGCCACGGCTCAGGCAAGAGCACCAACCCCAAGGAGCCGCGCGAGACGCTGCGCGAGTACTACTCGGGCCTCGAGGAGGCGCGCGCGGATCTCGTGGCGTACTGGAACGTGAGCGATCCCAAGCTCGCGGAGATGGGCGTCGCCGACAGCCAGGAGGTGGCGCAGGAGATGTACCAGCAGCTCGCGCGGCTTCCGTTCGGCGTGATGAACCACTATCCGAAGGGCGACCAGGCCGAAGAGGATCACGACCGCGATCGCCTGCTCATCTGGAACTGGGTGCACGAGCGCGGCGGCGTCGACCTCGAGGTGAAGAACGGCAAGCACGTGGCCGTCGTGAAGGATTGGAAGAAGGCGCACGACGCGGTGGGCTCGCTGCTCGCGGAGCTCATGCGCATCAAGGGCACCGGCGACTACGAGGCCATCAAGAAGCTGGTCACCGAGAAGGGCCTCAAGTTCGACCCCAAGCTGCGCGACGAGGTGGTGGCCCGCTACAAGGCGCTCGGCCTGCCGACGTATGCAGCCGGCGTGTACGGCGACCTGGAGCTCGAGGGCAGCCCCAAGAAGCCGACGGGCGTGAAGATCGTGTACCGGCGCGACTTCCTGGCGCAGCAGATCGCGTTCGCGCGCGAGAACGGCACGCTCGGGTTCTAG
- a CDS encoding alpha/beta hydrolase, translating into MPRISIADWTATGRTFDYRGHAIFTRTAGSRDAEPLVLIHGFPTASWDWEALWPELEKRYRLLTLDMIGFGLSAKPRDYDYSLRDQAELFERFLVNEGVRAYHVLAHDYGDTVAQELLARQGEPGERPELKSVVFLNGGLFPEMHRPVLMQKLLVSPLGPLLARLSNRRTLAANMRKIFGPDTQPDDALIDAFWSLLSRNEGTAVMPKLLGYMAERRVHRERWVGALQHAKVPLAVIDGATDPISGAHMVERYRELVPNPRVTLLERIGHYPQVEAPEAVLKAYLAFRGSKAQ; encoded by the coding sequence ATGCCACGAATCTCCATCGCCGATTGGACCGCGACGGGCCGGACGTTCGACTACCGCGGCCATGCCATCTTCACGCGCACGGCCGGCTCGCGCGACGCGGAGCCGCTCGTGCTCATCCACGGCTTCCCGACGGCCTCGTGGGATTGGGAAGCACTGTGGCCCGAGCTGGAGAAGCGCTACCGGCTGCTGACGCTGGACATGATTGGCTTCGGGCTCTCGGCGAAGCCGCGCGACTACGACTACTCGCTGCGCGATCAGGCCGAGCTCTTCGAGCGCTTCCTCGTGAACGAGGGCGTGCGCGCGTACCACGTGCTCGCGCACGACTACGGCGACACCGTGGCGCAGGAGCTGCTCGCGCGCCAGGGCGAGCCCGGCGAGCGACCGGAGTTGAAGAGCGTGGTGTTCTTGAATGGCGGGCTCTTTCCGGAGATGCACCGACCGGTGCTGATGCAGAAGCTGCTCGTCTCGCCGCTGGGGCCGCTGCTGGCGCGGCTCTCGAATCGCAGGACGCTCGCGGCGAACATGCGGAAGATCTTCGGCCCCGACACGCAGCCTGACGACGCGCTCATCGACGCGTTCTGGTCGCTGCTCTCGCGCAACGAAGGCACAGCCGTGATGCCGAAGCTGCTGGGATACATGGCCGAGCGACGCGTGCATCGCGAGCGCTGGGTGGGCGCGCTGCAGCACGCGAAGGTGCCGCTCGCGGTCATCGATGGCGCCACAGATCCGATCTCGGGGGCGCACATGGTCGAGCGCTATCGAGAGCTCGTGCCCAATCCACGCGTGACGCTGCTCGAGCGAATTGGGCACTACCCGCAGGTGGAGGCGCCGGAGGCGGTGCTGAAGGCGTATCTCGCGTTTCGAGGCTCGAAGGCTCAGTAG